In Gemmatimonadales bacterium, one DNA window encodes the following:
- a CDS encoding aldo/keto reductase — protein MLTTRALGTQGLSVSAMGLGCMGMSQSYGTPDDQESVATIHRALELGVTLFDTAEVYGPYSNETLLGQALEGRRDRAIIATKFGWEIGSKKRGGLDSRPAHIREAVEGSLRRLRTDHIDLLYQHRVDPQVPIEDVVGTMGDLVREGKARYLGLSEAGARTIRRAHAVHPISALQSEYSLWERNLEAAILPLLRELGIGLVPFSPLGRGFLTGTARRAEEYAEGDYRRRDPRFQGANFDANMRAAAVVGEVAAGLGATPGQVALAWVLHQGEDLVPIPGTKRRRFLEENMAAADLRLGLAELARLNAALPPAGVAGPRYTDDMMAYIDR, from the coding sequence ATGTTGACGACGCGGGCGCTGGGCACCCAGGGTCTCTCGGTCTCCGCCATGGGCCTCGGCTGCATGGGGATGAGCCAGTCCTATGGCACCCCAGACGATCAGGAGTCGGTCGCCACGATTCACCGCGCCCTCGAGCTTGGCGTGACCCTCTTTGACACCGCCGAGGTGTACGGCCCGTACAGTAATGAAACGTTGCTCGGCCAGGCCCTGGAGGGGCGGCGCGACCGCGCCATCATCGCGACCAAGTTCGGTTGGGAGATCGGCTCCAAGAAGCGCGGCGGGTTGGACAGCCGGCCGGCACACATCCGTGAGGCCGTGGAGGGCTCACTCCGCCGGCTCCGCACCGACCACATCGACCTGCTGTACCAGCACCGGGTCGACCCGCAGGTGCCGATCGAGGATGTGGTGGGGACCATGGGCGACCTGGTGCGGGAGGGAAAGGCGCGTTACCTCGGGTTGAGCGAGGCAGGCGCCCGGACCATCCGACGGGCGCACGCGGTGCACCCGATCTCCGCGCTGCAGAGCGAATACTCTCTCTGGGAGCGCAATCTGGAAGCCGCCATACTTCCGCTCCTCCGGGAGCTCGGCATCGGGCTGGTGCCGTTCAGCCCGCTGGGTCGCGGCTTCCTGACCGGCACGGCGCGCCGGGCGGAGGAATACGCCGAGGGCGATTACCGCCGGCGCGACCCGCGCTTCCAGGGCGCCAACTTCGACGCCAACATGCGCGCGGCCGCCGTGGTTGGCGAGGTGGCCGCCGGGCTCGGTGCCACGCCCGGCCAGGTGGCGCTCGCCTGGGTGCTGCATCAGGGCGAGGACCTGGTTCCGATCCCCGGCACCAAGCGCCGGCGCTTCCTGGAGGAGAACATGGCTGCGGCGGACCTTCGGCTGGGCCTCGCCGAGCTGGCGCGACTGAATGCGGCGCTCCCTCCGGCGGGAGTGGCCGGTCCGCGATACACCGACGACATGATGGCTTACATCGACCGCTAG
- a CDS encoding DUF305 domain-containing protein — protein sequence MARARADSVRHPYTEADVRFMSHMIGHHAQAIVMSGWAPTHGASSSVRILAERIINAQQDEIATMQRWLGDRQKPVPQVTDTGMGMTMAGGEQMLMPGMLTPDQMKQLDQAKGSEFDRRFLRFMIQHHRGAVSMVKDLFGTYGAGQDETVFKFASDVNVDQTTEIARMEKMLAVLPPG from the coding sequence ATGGCCAGGGCGAGGGCCGACAGCGTCCGTCATCCCTACACCGAGGCGGACGTTCGGTTCATGTCTCACATGATCGGCCATCATGCCCAGGCGATCGTGATGTCGGGCTGGGCGCCCACTCACGGTGCCAGCTCGTCAGTGCGCATCCTGGCCGAGCGGATCATCAACGCCCAGCAGGACGAGATCGCGACGATGCAGCGGTGGCTGGGCGACCGCCAGAAGCCCGTGCCGCAAGTGACGGACACTGGGATGGGGATGACGATGGCGGGTGGCGAGCAGATGTTGATGCCGGGAATGCTCACCCCGGATCAGATGAAACAGCTCGACCAGGCCAAGGGCAGCGAGTTCGACCGCCGGTTTCTCAGGTTCATGATCCAACACCATCGCGGCGCCGTGTCCATGGTCAAGGACCTGTTCGGGACCTACGGCGCCGGCCAGGATGAGACGGTGTTCAAGTTCGCCTCTGACGTCAACGTCGATCAGACCACAGAGATTGCCCGAATGGAGAAGATGCTCGCGGTTCTTCCGCCCGGCTGA